From a region of the Micropterus dolomieu isolate WLL.071019.BEF.003 ecotype Adirondacks linkage group LG21, ASM2129224v1, whole genome shotgun sequence genome:
- the LOC123960428 gene encoding protamine-like protein — MSSAVTALPAAAPAKSPKKRAKSLRKKTGPTVSDLILKAASASASTERGGLSLAALKKALKAGGYDVVKNKARILVSIRRLVANKSLVQTKGTGASGSFKLNKKPPTPRKKKVVKKKPKAKRVKRASVKKAAGGPAPAAKKSPKKKRKAKSPKKAKRPAAAKKPQKPKSPKKAKRKVAKSTRTRASAKK; from the coding sequence ATGTCTTCTGCTGTGACTGCTTTGCCAGCGGCGGCTCCGGCCAAATCTCCCAAGAAGAGAGCCAAGTCTCTGAGGAAGAAGACGGGCCCCACAGTGTCAGACCTGATACTGAAGGCCGCGTCCGCGTCCGCGTCCACAGAGCGCGGCGGCCTGTCCCTGGCAGCCCTGAAGAAGGCACTGAAGGCCGGAGGATACGACGTGGTGAAGAACAAAGCCAGAATCCTTGTCTCCATCAGGCGCTTGGTGGCCAACAAATCTCTGGTCCAAACGAAGGGCACAGGGGCCTCGGGCTCCTTCAAGCTGAACAAGAAGCCCCCCACACCTCGAAAGAAGAAGGTGGTGAAAAAGAAGCCAAAGGCTAAACGGGTCAAGCGGGCCAGCGTCAAGAAAGCAGCCGGAGGTCCCGCTCCAGCAGCCAAGAAGTCACCTAAGAAAAAGAGGAAGGCAAAGAGTCCTAAGAAAGCCAAGAGGCCTGCTGCCGCCAAGAAGCCCCAAAAGCCAAAGAGTCCTAAGAAGGCTAAACGCAAGGTCGCCAAGTCTACCAGGACCAGGGCTTCTGCCAAGAAGTGA
- the LOC123959870 gene encoding macrophage-expressed gene 1 protein-like — protein sequence FFVYLSEKMVLDYGTHVITSVDAGATLVQEDYLSSSYVSDSVAESSSMKAQAGLNFFDKLKFDISSQSAQQSSSLQTYQSNIQYSLIQSHGGGTPFYPGITLQKWQESTRNNLVAIDRSGFPLHYFINTNTFPDLPQPTVGKVAVTVSQAIERYYKVNTRPGCHRQVCQDNYHVRSARINTYWCSVNGQAPDNSGYLFGGIYSPSLLNPLTNAKSCPPNFIPVKFLSDGQVICVSNDYETATRYSVPFGGLFSCQSSNPLAGFQRRCPPKFSQHLATVSDGCEILYCVQSGLFTGGQLLPIHLPPFTKRPLVSMQATNTVLVMTEGDKSWVRVGQTKAWKLVKPEEIKDILKKLNPELNQMSSGEKAGIAFGVIGLMVLVVLAVLLVKRRRRLSGFRTTRGYEQIRGEVDSQETQHDEA from the exons ttcttcgtctATCTCTCAGAGAAGATGGTGCTGGACTATGGAACCCATGTTATCACTAGTGTCGATGCGGGGGCTACTTTGGTGCAGGAAGACTACCTTAGTTCCTCATACGTGTCGGACAGTGTGGCAGAAAGTTCCTCTATGAAAGCACAGGCAGGGTTAAACTTTTTTGACAAACTCAAGTTTGACATAAGCAGTCAAAGCGCCCAACAGAGCTCATCACTTCAAACGTATCAGTCCAACATTCAGTACTCTCTTATCCAAAGCCATGGTGGCGGCACACCTTTCTATCCTGGCATCACTCTGCAGAAGTGGCAGGAAAGTACCAGGAACAACCTGGTTGCTATTGATCGGTCAGGATTTCCCCTGCACTACTTTATAAATACCAACACCTTCCCTGACCTACCACAGCCTACAGTTGGCAAAGTGGCTGTTACAGTGAGTCAGGCCATAGAGCGATACTACAAGGTCAACACGCGGCCTGGATGT CATCGTCAAGTGTGTCAGGACAACTACCACGTTCGCTCTGCTCGCATCAACACCTACTGGTGCTCTGTAAACGGACAGGCCCCAGACAACTCTGGGTATCTGTTTGGGGGAATATATAGCCCCTCTCTGCTGAACCCCCTCACCAATGCCAAAAGCTGCCCCCCGAACTTCATTCCAGTAAAGTTTCTCTCAGATGGCCAAGTGATCTGTGTGAGTAACGACTATGAAACTGCCACCAGATACTCAGTACCATTTGGAGGCCTCTTCAGCTGTCAGTCAAGCAACCCATTAGCAGGGTTCCAACGTCGCTGTCCTCCCAAGTTCAGTCAGCACCTCGCTACAGTGAGCGACGGCTGTGAAATTCTTTACTGTGTCCAGTCAGGACTGTTCACAGGTGGGCAGCTGCTTCCGATCCATCTGCCTCCTTTCACTAAACGTCCTCTTGTGAGCATGCAAGCCACAAACACGGTCCTTGTGATGACTGAAGGAGATAAGAGCTGGGTCAGAGTGGGGCAGACCAAGGCGTGGAAACTGGTCAAACCAGAGGAAATCAAGGACATTTTAAAGAAGCTTAATCCTGAACTGAATCAGATGTCTAGTGGAGAAAAAGCAGGGATTGCCTTTGGTGTGATAGGTTTAATGGTGCTGGTGGTATTGGCAGTACTCCTGgtgaagagaaggaggaggctgTCTGGGTTTAGGACAACTAGAGGCTATGAGCAAATACGTGGAGAGGTTGACAGTCAGGAGACACAGCACGATGAGGCTTAA
- the LOC123960917 gene encoding macrophage-expressed gene 1 protein-like, which produces MKAAVTLLAVSLLHVCSSVPVGRPTNWLRQCRASTNLSITALEVLPGGGWDNLRNMDMGRVMNLSYFQCQTTEDGLYLIPDEVFVIPHKETGVETNSEIINSWLEQKSSTSHSINADISFLPVLNGKFSTENQRMKTHQVKDSSTTARVQVRNFIYTVKAYPDFTLDARFAQQAKEIADAIENNQTRNANYLSEKMVLDYGTHVITSVDAGATLVQEDYLRSSYVSDSVAESSSIKAQAGLNFFDKLKFDISSHSAQQSSSLQTYQSNIQYSLIQSHGGGTPFYPGITLQKWQESTRNNLVAIDRSGFPLHYFINTNTFPDLPQPTVGKVAVTVSQAIERYYKVNTRPGCVNIDSKNFNFQANVDDASCEGPATNLSFGGVYQQCIPLSSDAGPICDALAQKNPETGDFSCRPPYSPNLLRSEERQQGYTTYDCYDETYSCGFLGFFDCHRQVCQDNYHVRSARINTYWCSVNGQAPDNSGYLFGGIYSPSLLNPLTNAKSCPPNFIPVKFLSDGQVICVSNDYETATRYSVPFGGLFSCQSSNPLAGFQRRCPPKFSQHLATVSDGCEILYCVQSGLFTGGQLLPIHLPPFTKRPLVSMQATNTVLVMTEGDKSWVRVGQTKAWKLAKPEEIKDILKKLNPELNQMSSGEKAGVAFGVIGLMVLVVLAVLLVKRRRRLSGFRTTRGYEEIRGEVDSHEGERETQQDEA; this is translated from the exons ATGAAGGCAGCAGTGACCCTCCTAgctgtctctctccttcatgTCTGCTCTTCAGTCCCTGTTGGACGCCCCACCAACTGGCTCAGACAATGTCGCGCCTCCACCAACCTCTCCATCACAGCACTGGAGGTGTTGCCAGGCGGAGGCTGGGACAATCTCCGCAACATGGATATGGGCCGAGTCATGAACCTCAGCTACTTCCAGTGCCAGACCACTGAGGATGGGCTCTACCTCATCCCAGATGAGGTGTTTGTCATTCCCCACAAGGAGACGGGTGTGGAGACAAACTCAGAGATAATCAACTCCTGGCTGGAGCAGAAAAGCTCTACATCTCACTCCATAAATGCAGACATATCCTTTCTCCCAGTGCTGAATGGGAAATTCTCTACAGAGAACCAGAGGATGAAAACCCATCAGGTCAAAGACTCTTCAACTACAGCCAGAGTGCAA GTTCGTAACTTCATCTACACAGTTAAGGCTTATCCGGACTTCACTCTGGACGCTCGCTTTGCTCAACAAGCCAAAGAGATAGCTGATGCAATTGAAAACAACCAAACAAGGAATGCAAACTATCTCTCAGAGAAGATGGTGCTGGACTATGGAACCCATGTTATCACTAGTGTTGATGCGGGGGCTACTTTGGTGCAGGAAGACTACCTCCGTTCCTCATACGTGTCGGACAGTGTGGCAGAAAGTTCCTCAATCAAAGCACAGGCAGGGTTAAACTTTTTTGACAAACTCAAGTTTGACATAAGCAGTCACAGCGCCCAACAGAGCTCATCACTTCAAACGTATCAGTCCAACATTCAGTACTCTCTTATCCAAAGCCATGGTGGCGGCACACCTTTCTATCCTGGCATCACTCTGCAGAAGTGGCAGGAAAGTACCAGGAACAACCTGGTGGCTATTGATCGGTCAGGATTTCCCCTGCACTACTTTATAAATACCAACACCTTCCCTGACCTACCACAGCCTACAGTTGGCAAAGTGGCTGTTACAGTGAGTCAGGCCATAGAGCGATACTACAAGGTCAACACGCGGCCTGGATGTGTCAACATCGACTCCAAGAACTTTAACTTCCAAGCCAACGTTGATGATGCATCCTGTGAGGGCCCCGCTACAAACCTCAGTTTTGGTGGTGTTTACCAGCAGTGTATTCCCCTTAGCTCAGATGCAGGTCCTATATGTGATGCCCTGGCCCAGAAAAACCCTGAAACTGGTGACTTCTCCTGTCGTCCGCCTTACTCCCCCAATTTACTGAGGTCAGAAGAAAGACAGCAGGGTTACACTACGTATGACTGCTATGATGAAACCTACAGTTGTGGGTTTCTTGGGTTTTTTGATTGCCATCGTCAAGTGTGTCAGGACAACTACCACGTTCGCTCTGCTCGCATCAACACCTACTGGTGCTCTGTAAACGGACAGGCCCCAGACAACTCTGGGTATCTGTTTGGGGGAATATATAGCCCCTCTCTGCTGAACCCCCTCACCAATGCCAAAAGCTGCCCCCCGAACTTCATTCCAGTAAAGTTTCTCTCAGATGGCCAAGTGATCTGTGTGAGTAACGACTATGAAACTGCCACCAGATACTCAGTACCATTTGGAGGCCTCTTCAGCTGTCAGTCAAGCAACCCATTAGCAGGGTTCCAACGTCGCTGTCCTCCCAAGTTCAGTCAGCACCTCGCTACAGTGAGCGACGGCTGTGAAATTCTTTACTGTGTCCAGTCAGGACTGTTCACAGGTGGGCAGCTGCTTCCGATCCATCTGCCTCCTTTCACTAAACGTCCTCTTGTGAGCATGCAAGCCACAAACACGGTCCTTGTGATGACTGAAGGAGATAAGAGCTGGGTCAGAGTGGGGCAGACCAAGGCGTGGAAACTGGCCAAACCAGAGGAAATCAAGGACATTTTAAAGAAGCTTAATCCTGAACTGAATCAGATGTCTAGTGGAGAAAAAGCAGGGGTTGCCTTTGGTGTGATAGGTTTAATGGTGCTGGTGGTATTGGCAGTACTCCTGgtgaagagaaggaggaggctgTCTGGGTTTAGGACAACTAGAGGCTATGAGGAAATACGTGGAGAGGTTGACAGTcatgaaggagagagggagacacaGCAGGATGAGGcttga
- the prf1.5 gene encoding perforin 1.5: MQSKATMQGGGHQRSNFVLFILALLVTLEVCRVQGCRVGSGSECEKTPFVPGHNLAGEGFDVVRMRRTGAYVINVKGHLVDNHTCTLCPNRFQQGQIQRLPAAVLDWRPFSRCSKQLSSALHHSVDSLLRSSNSLVNNNWGLGLSLENIGKAVLGGSRSDLAKFARSQHSVDKATFAIHEISCTYYSYRLADHPQLSAEFTKHLKRLPQRLNTSQDRALYRRLIDTYGTHYIHQVQLGGKVRRITAFRTCLATLKGFSETEVKNCLNAELRMALGFLPANASFSNKCDNLLKGNMSMGFYQGFMTHKIEVIGGEKYFPDILYQQDPSEAYHSWMNSLHDNPDVVSYAIFPLHHLVEDSEISDNLKSTVTEYIKENQLKEDQLGLKNCSPTPNLDHNCCPLRAGRGTLRLEMHRAAGLRADTFTKTDAFVKIFYNGIYEETETVMDNNDPVWNATYDFGSVELGQELRFEVWDRDVLYNDVAGRCVVFPERGTHSLSCQLSKGVLYFTYTIKCDAHLTGFRCGRYSPNAE; the protein is encoded by the exons atgcagtccaaG GCAACCATGCAGGGTGGAGGACACCAACGGAGCAACTTTGTCTTGTTTATATTGGCTTTACTGGTCACATTGGAGGTCTGCAGGGTCCAGGGCTGTCGGGTCGGCTCAGGCTCAGAGTGTGAGAAAACCCCGTTCGTCCCGGGCCACAACCTGGCAGGGGAGGGTTTTGATGTGGTGCGGATGCGTCGAACAGGCGCATACGTCATCAATGTCAAAGGTCATCTGGTTGACAACCACACCTGTACACTGTGTCCAAATCGCTTCCAACAAGGCCAg atTCAGAGGCTGCCAGCAGCAGTGCTCGACTGGCGTCCCTTCAGTCGCTGCAGTAAGCAGCTTTCTAGTGCTCTCCACCACTCAGTGGACTCCCTGCTGCGCAGCTCCAACTCACTGGTTAACAACAACTGGGGCCTGGGTTTGAGTTTGGAAAACATTGGCAAGGCAGTGCTGGGAGGAAGCCGCTCAGACTTGGCAAAGTTTGCTCGTTCGCAGCACAGTGTGGACAAGGCCACTTTCGCCATCCACGAAATCAGCTGCACCTACTACAG ctacAGGCTGGCTGATCATCCCCAGCTGAGTGCAGAGTTCACAAAGCATCTGAAGAGACTCCCACAGAGATTAAATACAAGCCAGGACAGAGCCCTGTATAGACGGCTGATAGACACCTATGGAACACACTACATACACCAG GTCCAGCTTGGTGGTAAGGTGAGGCGAATCACCGCCTTCAGGACCTGCCTGGCCACACTGAAGGGCTTCTCCGAGACTGAGGTCAAAAACTGCCTGAATGCTGAACTCCGAATGGCTCTTGGTTTCCTCCCTGCCAATGCATCCTTCTCCAACAAGTGTGACAACCTCCTGAAAGGCAACATGAGCATGGGCTTCTACCAAGGCTTCATGACCCATAAGATTGAGGTTATCGGAGGGGAGAAGTACTTCCCTGACATCCTCTACCAGCAGGACCCATCTGAAGCTTACCACAGCTGGATGAACAGCCTCCACGACAATCCTGATGTGGTTTCTTACGCCATCTTCCCTCTGCATCATTTAGTGGAGGACTCCGAGATCAGTGATAATCTCAAAAGCACTGTCACAGAGTATATTAAAGAGAACCAGCTGAAAGAAGACCAGCTTGGACTCAAGAACTGCTCCCCGACTCCCAACCTGGACCATAACTGCTGTCCTCTACGTGCTGGCAGAGGAACTCTCAGACTGGAGATGCACCGAGCTGCAGGTTTGAGGGCGGATACCTTCACGAAGACGGACGCCTTCGTGAAGATCTTCTACAACGGCATATACGAGGAGACTGAGACGGTGATGGACAACAACGACCCAGTGTGGAATGCAACTTATGACTTTGGATCAGTGGAACTGGGTCAAGAGTTGAGGTTTGAAGTCTGGGATAGAGATGTACTTTACAATGACGTAGCGGGCAGATGTGTTGTCTTTCCTGAGCGAGGAACTCACTCTCTAAGCTGTCAGCTGAGCAAAGGAGTTCTCTATTTCACCTACACCATCAAATGCGACGCTCATTTGACAGGCTTCAGGTGTGGACGATACTCCCCCAATGCTGAGTAG